GCCGCTAGATCATTCGAATTCCGACCGAAGTTTTCCTTCGAGTTCTCTCGCTCGACTTGCATGTGTTAAGCACGCCGCCAGCGTTCATCCTGAGCCAGGATCAAACTCTCATTTAAAAAGTTTATCTTGGTCAGTCTTGCTGACTGTTTTTTCAGTTTTTTTGGATGTCTGATCATCCGTTAATTTGATCTCCCTTGCGGGCGATCTTAAGGAATTAACTTGCTTTTTACTGTTCAACTTTCAAAGTTCATCGCAGCCGGCGTTTGTTCCTCGCTGACTACTTTATATACTTTACCATAATCAAAACTATCCGTCAATGGCTTTTTGAAATTATATTTATATAAAATTAAAAAAGCACACCCTCTCTTTATTCAAGCCTTCTCACAAAGACTCCAGGTGTGCTTTTTTCTACTTTTTCTTGCCTATATACTCTTTTATCGTCTTAAATATCTCTGACCCTATCTCAATGTACTTAGATATATTGTCTATGCTTCCTTTAACAGAAGTCGCTGTTTCCTCCACAGTGTCCTTTAAAACCCCAACAGCTTCGCCGACATCTTCTGCTCCTTTGCTGACTGTCTTGGTTATCTTATTTACACTTGAAGTTATGTCACTGGCGTCTTCAGTTATATAGTTCACATTTCTGGTTATCCCAGATATATCTGGACTTATCTCCTCTAAAGTCTCCTTAAAGTCGGATGTTATCTCGTTTACATTAGCTGTAATCAGTGGAATATCCGATATAGTCTTGTCTATAGAATCCTTATTTTCAGATAAGACAGCGCTAATATCTTTTGTGATTTTCGCCAAGTTCTTGAATAGCAATACAAGATAGACGCCTACGCCTATCCCAAGCAAGTAAAGTATAAACTTTAAAAGTTCACTTATTTTTATAGTTCCATCCATCTCTACTTGTTACCCATCTTCTTGTTTTGGTTTTTAGAGTCCTTTTGATCTACCTCTTCTAGCTTCTTTTCAGCTTCTTCAAGCCCTTCTTCTGCTTTTTCCTTGGCGTCACTCTTTATCTCCTCTACCTCTTCAGCTATCTCTTCTTTTTTCTCTTTTAAGTCCTCTTTCAATTCATTTTTCTTTTCCTTCAGTTCCTCTTTCTTTTGCTCTATAGTCTCTTTAGCTTTGTCAGCAACTTCTTTGGCTTTTTCTACAGACTCCTTAACTCCTTTTTTCACAGTTTCAGAAGTATCTTTAGCTTTCTTGGCTATCTCTTCCCTGTTTTCCTTGCCCGA
This Andreesenia angusta DNA region includes the following protein-coding sequences:
- a CDS encoding YtxH domain-containing protein, with amino-acid sequence MFKLVKKMQEKKRKEENKKKAKNVATGTAIGTAIGAAIGLLFSPKSGKENREEIAKKAKDTSETVKKGVKESVEKAKEVADKAKETIEQKKEELKEKKNELKEDLKEKKEEIAEEVEEIKSDAKEKAEEGLEEAEKKLEEVDQKDSKNQNKKMGNK